In Bombus terrestris chromosome 13, iyBomTerr1.2, whole genome shotgun sequence, the DNA window GAAGACGAAGAGATGATGGGTGAAGAATATGAAACTGAGGATGAAGAAATGTTAGGTGAAGAATATGGAGATGAAAAGATATTAGGTACAGAATATGAAGATGAAGAGATATTAggagaaaaatacgaaaatggAAGGGTAATAgggggagaagaagaagaagaagaagaagaaaaagcaatgaaaataataggaaaaaaagaaggaaaaaaagaagacaaagaaGAGGTAAAAGTGAAGAAcgagaaagaaggaaacaaaCTGAGAGCCGAGCAGGCAGACAAAATGGAAAGAGACGTCGGTGAACAGACGGATGATAAATCCTTGGAAGATCTCGATCAAAGTACCGAATACAGTTACAGTAAGAATTTAACGTATAGTGGAGACAACCTCATTAAAGTGTACTACATTAACCCATGTTAATTGTCCCAGCGTATCAAGATGAATCTCCTGAGGAAGTCGAAAtcgagaaaacgaggaaacgatTCAAAGACGTGGAAGCACAGAAAATTCGAGACGACGTAACAATCCAAGTGCGTTTCAACGTGATATAGTAAAATCTTTTCGACGTATATCAACTTCATTAAATGTCTTATCTTTTTGCTGCTGTTTTAATATCGTTTCGTATTTAGATATTCAACCAACCGTTCGTGAAAGAATCGATCTCGGGCAGTGAATCACCAACTTCTGGCTTCGTTGTGAGGGCACGTAGAAAAGTTCGTGCCAAATTAAAAAAGCGGCCGGTTGCCGAGGTGAGAGATTCGGATTCATCAAGTTCGATTGCCGACACGGAATCCTGGCCGAGTGAAGATGTCGACGAAGAAGAAGTAATACACATAGAAATAGACGGCGATTCGGAAGAATTACTTCCGAAGGATAGAAAGGATAGAAGGAAACTAGGTCGTATAAATAGAATCGTCGATGCAGTTGCGAGAATTCCTTGGCTCGGTAAAGGAGAGGTATGAAACATTCTAAGCCCTCCGAATATGTTCATATTTCTGGATCATTATTCCTTGGGGAAGGATTTAACGTTTTATTGAAAGGATAGGAAGTTTGCTTAAACTTCGTTTTAAGGCACCTCAAATTTTTGGTCCATCGTTTTCTAAAAAGTACTATCGAACGATATAGAGCGAAATTAAGAGTTTATGCAACCCACTCTTTTTTAAAGACACTGGAAGATATATGATATCTATAAGAATTTATAGTATCCATTTTGTTGCAAAAAGAACCATTTAAGATGGGATTTAGTTGAAAATTCgatcaaagaaagaaatttatcgTTTCGACAGAATGGCGAGAAGACACGCAAAGGATTGCAAAGGAAACGTCCATCCCTTATGAATAAGATTGTCAGTATGCTTCACAGAAAGCAATCAATGCCAATCAAATCGTATAAAAGAGTTAGAAGGACGAAGGATTCCTCgccctcttcttcctcctcgtcTGACGAGGAAAACGAGAGTCTACTAAAAGTGCAAGACAGAGACACTGATAGTCCATCAGACTTGGCCAGAAGGAGAAGTAGAAAGACAACAACGGAAGATACTTCTGATGAAACTCTAACTAGGAGGCTATCGTATGAAAAGAATTTCCAGACGAAACCATTACCAAGGTAATGttgtataaaaaatgaaagactataattatttttaatttgtatataattatttaataatagtaaataCTTCTTATTGTACatgattatttttaacaaacgtACGATAAAACAGGCATCTGGAGTCTGTTGTGAAAGACACGTCTTATTTCGAGGTAGATGAGACTAAAGACTCACGAATACGAAAATGTGTTCGCCAAGTAGAGGATATCAATAAACCGTCAGACATAAAAGTGTCTACGGGACTTAAATATAGAGACACGTGGAGCACTACAGAAAACGATGAATtagtattatcatatttatactttaaaaaTGTTGTATATAAGTTTATAACTAGACTCTGGATCTTTAtgtatttattcgaaatttaatgGAAGAATTTTATCTCTTCTAACTCTTCTAACTATTCATCTAAGAACATAAATCCGCTGTCTAGTTAACATTACAAAATACCAGAGACGATGAAAAACATTCTTTTGCTTCTTCTAGGATCTCTGCTCTTGCACATCAGAGATCACGTTTGAGACAACTGCAGATAAAGATATTTATTCATTGGATATGAACACTATATCGGAACAGACAAATAGAGTTAGTCAGACTGTACCTAAAGGTAAAACAGATTACACAAAGGTGACAGAACCGTGGATCAAACAAAAGCATAGGAAGGATGATTTTTTTGAGTACAAAGACTTGAAAGATTTAGAGCAAGAAAACACGGAATTAGAAGAAAACAGAAAGATGAAAAACATAACtacgaagaaaataaaggaCAGAATAGAATCTTCGGAAGAAATTGCAACAATTTGTTCAGATACAGATAATACTTCATTGTATGATCCAACAGCAGATTTAAAATTATACGGTGTTGGTCATGAATCGAGGAACCGACAAGCGACTATGGAAGAAGCTGCAGGATCTAAAATGCAATATTCGGAAGTGAATCCAACAATCTCAGAAGGGAAACTTCCGAAAATTGATACTGGAAATAAAAACACATTTTTCGACAAGCTAATAAGAAAGACGAAGTTCGATAAAACCACCGATCTATCAGATAAAAACAAATCCATTCAAACAAAATTGCACAAACATGATAGAGGAGATAATCATATTGAGAAAGATACAAATATCGCGGACGGAAGAAAGTTTGGTGAACTTTCTAGAGAATTAAATAAGGAGAGTAGAAGACAGAAAGAAAAGCATCGTCGAAGGTAAATATCAAAATAGATAGCAAGGTAAGTACATATTAAGTTGTTTGGCGAATTCCTGACGAATGTAAAGAAAGATTTAaaggaaattaaacattttatcaTTTGTAACTTGGCGATTTTTCAAGCCTTTATATCTTcagttttcttgaaaaataattcatcTCCTATAATGATAATATCttaggtaataataataatagcttttatagaatttttattaggCTTCTagagtatttaaaaaaaatttcctGCTTATATCCGACAAATAAGTTTGGCGAAGACAGGGATAAAAAACAACGAGTTTCAACATCGTCTCATTGACGAAAAGAAATTCTTCTCTTTAATGCTATTTAGTATTCAACTAAGGGAagcatatttgaaaaataatcgcGATAAACATGACAGGTCAAAACGAAGAAAACGCAATGGTTCAGAAAAATCAACGTTCACCGATGACGAAGAGATTTATCCTGAGCTTAAATCACGATCAAAAAGATCACGTCGACTTGTTCCCGAAACTGCTGAAAAAGGAAGCGAAGCAGAAGAATTGAAATCATACGAAAATGAATACTTTGCTCGTGAATCTCCATCGCGAAGTTATGGACCAGATATTTGTAAGAACTGTGCTTCCCATCATCTAGAGATGGCGAAACGAAAATTTGAAATGCCTATGGTAAAAAGATACTTGCCCATGTATCAGAGTCCAGGACTGATCGAAGAATTGAAAAGGCACGATCGAATGAGATTAATTCGAGAAAGAGAAATTAGAAGACGAAGAAGTGGAAGTTCTCATCGATCTTCAGATGCGCAAGATCGAAAGGTCGATCGTTCTCCTGCACCTGATTCGTCGGTAAGTAAACAAGTTTCTCAGGAGATGTGTAATACTCTTTGCGAGTGgacaacaaaattatttattcaaaatatataatgTTGGCAAAAGGAATAGATTCCAGGGAACAATGAtcaaatattatctttttaattttccataaaatcCCTTGTCGATGGTTTTGATACTCTAACACAAAAATGATTCGTGTTGTCACATTTTTGAAGTACATATACTATACGAGACAGAGTATCGCTTTCgttaaaaagataattatttcgCTTTAAGCTTAAACCGAAAGAAAAGGACGGCAGA includes these proteins:
- the LOC125386189 gene encoding uncharacterized protein LOC125386189, which translates into the protein MNTISEQTNRVSQTVPKGKTDYTKVTEPWIKQKHRKDDFFEYKDLKDLEQENTELEENRKMKNITTKKIKDRIESSEEIATICSDTDNTSLYDPTADLKLYGVGHESRNRQATMEEAAGSKMQYSEVNPTISEGKLPKIDTGNKNTFFDKLIRKTKFDKTTDLSDKNKSIQTKLHKHDRGDNHIEKDTNIADGRKFGELSRELNKESRRQKEKHRRRSKRRKRNGSEKSTFTDDEEIYPELKSRSKRSRRLVPETAEKGSEAEELKSYENEYFARESPSRSYGPDICKNCASHHLEMAKRKFEMPMVKRYLPMYQSPGLIEELKRHDRMRLIREREIRRRRSGSSHRSSDAQDRKVDRSPAPDSSLKPKEKDGRLAYQESQAYKNVLREFQTRAGRQEVRKKPRNRIPLICLSEKADKSKEVEQLYPCERQARQKPNVMKKFADKMVAPFKPPKYKKHKCKTHRGDVKFEEMEIMYDCLCDAEVLSEASSTCSCVKKTHKSGTLTSADETSDNNESIQ